In bacterium, the sequence ACCTTGCGGATGCCGCCGATCGAGAGATGGCCCGCCTCCTTGAGCGCGTGGATGAGCGCGAGACGCCGCAGGTGCTCGTCGGTGTAGGTGGCCTGGTTCGGACCGGTGGGAATGCCGGGCATCAGCACCCCCTCGCGCAGGTAGAACTTGAGGGTGGCGAGGGGCACGCCTGAGCGCTGGCTGAGTTCGGAGATTTTCATGGCGGGTCTTTCCAAGGCGCTTGACAGTCTAATCAGATAGTCTTACTATCCGCCAATGAGATGGATAGTGAGACTATCTGATTCTAGCACATCGAGAGGAGGGCTTCCCATGCAGACCCCTGCAGTTGCAACGCGCCTGAGCTCAAGGGCTTTCGAGGACCTGTGGGAAGAGGTGACGGATGTTTCCTTGCCCATCACGGGGACGTTGCCCGAAGGCCTGGCCGGGACCCTGTACAGGGTCGTGCCGACGGCCTTCGACTGGCCGAAGGGGAGCTTCCAGCACTGGTTCGACGGCCACGGTCAGCTCCATGCGATCGCACTCGACGGCCGAGGCGGCGCGCGCTACCGCAGCCGCTTCGTTCAGACCGAGGCCCTTGCGCGATCGCAAGCGACAGATCGCCCGGTGGGATGCTTCGGGACCCGGCCCTCGGGAATGCTGGGCGGGGTGCTCGGCAACGGCTACATGGGCACGGCCAATACCAACGCCCTGCGCCTGGGCGATCGCCTCTACGCCCTGCAAGAGGGGAGCCGCCCTGTCGCGCTCGACCCCGTCACCCTCGAGACCTTGGGCAGTGAGGATCTGGGGGCCCTCACGGGGGGCGAGGGCTATAGCGCCCATCCCCACTGGGACCCCGAGCGCCGCGAGGCGGTCGCGGCCTGCCTCCAGTTCGGCCGCGACCCCAAGGTCATCGTGACGAGCCATGGGGCCGCGGGCAGTCTCGGCCGCCGCTTCGAGCTGGCGCTTCCCTACATGCCAAGCCTGGTTCACGACTTCGGCCTCTCGGAGCGCCACATCGTCGTCCCGCTCTTCCCACACGTGTTCAACCCCTTCAAGTTCCTTGCGGGGATGGCATCCCCCGCCGAGGCCGCGCGCTGGGAGCCCGAGCGGGGCACTTGCGTCCTGGTGACCGATCGCGACGGCGGGAACCTCCGGCGCTACGAACTGCCTGCCATGTATTCCTTCCATGTGCTCAACTGCTTCGACGAGCAGGACACGGTGGTGCTGGATCTGGTCGCGTTTTCGAGCGGGGCGATCCTGGATGCGGTCGGTGGGGTCCGGACCCGCGGCTTCTCGGCCTTCGAAGCGGGGCGCCTCGAGCGCCTGCGCCTCTACCGCGACGGCCGGGTCGCGGCCGAGACGCTGCATCCGGGGACCTTCGAGTTCCCGCGGATCGATCCCAGGCGCCAGGGGAAGGCGCACCGCTATGGCTATTTCGTCTCGAGCCGCCAGGATGCACCCGAGACTCAGGGGGAGCCGTTCGGAGCGGTTGCGCGCCACGACGCGAAGACCGGCCGGCTGGAGCGCTGGTGCGCGCCTGCGGGGCATCTGGTCGGCGAGGCGGTCCCTGTCGTCAAGGAGGGGAGGGCGCAAGAAGAGGCCGTCTGGCTCCTGTCGATGGTCTACGACCCCGAGGCCCATCGCAGTCGCCTGGTGGTGCTCGACGGCGAGGACTTGGCCGGGGGCCCGGTCGCCGAGGCCCTCTTGCCGAACCATCTGCCGCTTGGCTTCCACGGCAACTTTCACCGGAGCTGAGGCACGAGCGCGGCCCCGGCATCGCCCCGAGTCGGGGCGATGCCGGGGCCGCGTGATGTTCGGTAGATGCTACTTCGAGAAGAGGCGCTGAGGGTAGACGACCAGCTGGATGAAGTCGTACTCCAGCCCGCCCAGGTCGAAGGCGCTGCCCTTGCCGGTATCGAGCGAGAAGGAGGGGGTCCAGCGCAGGTTGGTACGCAACAGCCAGGCAGAACTCGGGTCCATGCGGATGTCCCAGCCGGCGATGAGCGAGGGCACCAGGCGCTGGGTGTTCGCGGTCGTCGTGACGCCGGCGGCCACGTCCTTGAAGGTGCCGGTCTCGTAGCCGAGGCCTGCCCCCACGAACGGCACGAAGCCGTAGAAGTTGGGATCGAACAGCTTGAAGGCCTCGAGCATCACTCCCGAGCGCGAGGTGTCGAGCTGGGCGCCGTAAGCGGCCGCCTGCCCCGCGAAGCTGCGGTAGGAGAGCCGCAGCTCGGCGTCCAGCGGATCGAGACGGTAGCCGAGGGTCATGTGGGGGAAGGTCCCCTCGGTGTAGGTAGCCCCGAGGTAGGGGCGGCGCTCGGAGAAGTAGGTCGAGTCGTTGGCATAGAGACGTGCCGAGGGTCCCATGCCCACCGAGAGGGTCGAGGCGCTCCCGTTCGCGCGGCGCTGCGCCACGCGGGCCTCCTCGGCCTCCACGAAGCCGGGCTCGACCGCAGCGGCCGAGGGGTCGAGGTTGGTCCGGATGCCGACGGTCCATTGGATGCTCGAAAGGTCCAGCCACCGGGTGGTGTAGGCCGGCGCGCGCTGGGCGAGGTCCTGGGCGACGAGGCCCGAGGCGACTTCCCAGCGATCGCCGAAGGCGTACTGGGCCTGCAGATCCAGGATGCCGCCGGGGAAGCTCCAGCCGAGGCCCAGCCCGAGCGGCAAGAGGTACTTGGTCTGGGCGCCGGGGTTGGTGGTGGGATCCACCCCGTCCGAAAACGACAGGGCGCGCAGCATCAGACCCGAGGAGACGAAGGGGCGCACCGTGCCGAGATCAAGCGCCCAGGGGTAGTACTTGAACGAGGTGAGCTGCGCGCTCGAGGCCTTGGCCTGGCGCTCAGCGCCGGGGGCGCCGATGTCGGCGGCAAAGCGCTGGACCGGGACCCCCACGTAGATCTCGGCGTGGCGGTGGAAGTGCAGCCCGCCAATCGTGAGCATCAGCGAACTCAGCGGTGCCGGGGCGACCTCCGAGAAGCCGCCGCCAGAGATGCCGAGCGGCCACTGGCTGGCGAGCGGCACCGAGGTGTCGAGGTTCATGCCCACCGAGAGGGTGGCGAAGGGGTCCTTGAGGCGCTGGTGCGGGACCCCGCCGTAGCGTAGCGACGGCACCTCGGAAACGGCCAGGGCGGGGGTGGCGAGGAGAGGAAGCAGGCTTGCGGCGGCGAGGGTGGCGAAGGGGCGCATGGTGGTCCTGAGGGTTAGGCGTGGGTGACTTCCGGGATGGAGGCTTCGAACTCGCTCCGGGCGGGCTTGGCGTCGTCGAAGCCGCCGTCCACGCGGCTGATCACGCAGGCGGCGAGGCTGTTGCCGATGACGTTGACCACGGTGCGCCCCATGTCCATGAAGCGGTCGACGCCCGCGATGAGGGCGAGGCCTTCCACCGGTAGGCCGGTGCTCGACAGGGTAGCGGCGAGCACGACGAACGAGACGCCCGGCACCCCTGCGATGCCCTTGGAAGTCAGCATCAGCACCAGTACGATCGAGACGAGCTGGCCGAAGCCCAGGTGCAGGCCGTAGACCTGGGCGATGAAGGCGACGGCGAGGCCCTGGTAGAGGCTCGAACCATCCAGGTTGAAGGTGTAGCCGGTCGGCACCACGAAGGAGACGATCCCCTTGGGGCAGCCGAAGCGCTCCAGCTTCTGCATGATGCGGGGCAGCACCGTCTCCGACGACGCCGTCGAGAAGGCGAGCAGCATCTCGGGGCCGATCAGCTTCAGCAGGCGGAAGAAGGGGATCTTGGCGGAGTAGGCGATCGCACCGAGTACCACCAGCACGAAGAAGGCCATGGTGATGTAGAGGGTGCCCACCAGCTTGCCCAGGGGGACCAGCACGCCGATCCCGTACTTGCCGATGGTGGCGGCGACCAGGCCGAAGACGCCGATGGGGGCGACCTTCATGATCATGTTGGTGAGCTTGAACATGGCGTCCGAGACCCCATGCAGGAAGTCCACCACCGGCCGGCCCACGGCCCCTGCGCCCGCGAGCGCCACGCCGAAGAGCACCGAGAAGAAGATGATGGGCAAGAGCTCGCCGTTGGCGGCCGATTGCAGGATGTTGGTCGGGATGATGTGCAGCAGCATCTGGATCGAGTCGTGATGCTGACTGGTGTACTGCGACACGTCGGTCCGGGCGAGCCCCGAGATCGAGACCCCGTGTCCCGGCTTGAAGAGGTAGGCCGACCCCACCCCGAGGACGATGGCCACCGTCGTGACGATCTCGAAGTAAAGCAGCGAGAGGCCGCCGAGCTTGCCGACCCGCTTGAGGTCGCCGACTCCCGCCACGCCCAGGATCACCGTCGAGAAGACGATGGGCACGACGATCATCTTGATCATGCGGATGAAGGCGTCGCCCAGAGGTTGGACGCTCACCCCGGCCTGGGGCAGGAAGTGACCGAAGAGGGCACCCGCGATCAACCCCAGCAGGATCTGAACGGCGAGGCCCGGCAGCTTGAGCTTCATGGCGGTCGGGGATCTCCTACTCAATTAACAGGGAAGGGACCCCGACAAGATAGCTTCCCCGCCCCAAGCCTGTCAACGCGCGGCCTCTGCTATGATTGCTCATATGAAGACCACATCCGCTCTCGGCCGTCCCACCGATTTGCCCTGTCCCGCTTGCGGCGCCCTGATGCGCACCCAGCCCTACACCCGCACCAAGTCCCTCGTCTGGTGTGCCGGCTGCGGCTGGAACCTCGCGGGCAGCGCCAAGTTCCTACGCTCGTCGAATCTGGGCGAGTTTGGCCGCGCCGCCTGGCTCTTGCCGCTCGCGGTGCCGGTGGCCTTCCTCTTCCATCGCCTGGATCCGTTCGTCGCCTACGGTCTCGATCTGCTGCTCGTGATCGCGGTCTTCCTGCCGGCCCTCCTGCGGAGCCAGGGCAACTCGAACCTGGCTCGCACCTTCGAGGCGCTCGCGGCCAAGCAGCCCTTCAAGGCGCGCGGCGGTACCTGGCAAAAGGAGCCCGAACTCGAAGCGCCGATCCCGCGTGCTGCGGGCCTTCGAGGGACCGCTGAGCCGATCAAGGGCTTGCTGATCCTGCTGCGCCTGCTGTGGGCGGTGGTCTTCATCTCGGGCCTGGTGGCCCTGACGCCCCTTGCTCGCCTGGTGGGCCCTCAGTTGCAGTTCAGCGCGCTCATGCTGCTCGCGCTCTGCGTGCTGCCCCTGTTCGGGACGATCCTCGGGGTGGTGCTCGCGCTCCTGCGCGATCGCCACCTGGTGGCTTCGGGCTACGTCTGCCAGGGGGAGATTGCCCTGCAGGCGACCCACCTGCGCCGGGTGAAGGCCGGTGAGTGGACGCTCGTCTCGCGCTACCGCTACCGCTTCACCGACCCCCACGGCACGCCCCGCGACGGGGCGGCCCGCGAGGAGGGCCGAGCCACGGTCGAGGGCGCTCCGCTCACGGTGCTCGATTCGCCCCGGGATCCGCGGCTGCACGCGAGCTACCCGGCCTGTCTCTACCTGGCGACGCCCAGCAGCGCCGCGGCTAACGGCCTTGAGTCCTCGGCGACGGGCAGCACGACGGGTGTACGCTAGCCAGCTTGCTCACCTCTTCGAAACGCCGACGCAATATGCGTGCAAACAGGTAACCTCTGCCTGCATGCTATACTTGGTCCTCTAAGCAAGGAGGTGCCTTTGCGTAAATTCGTCGTCCTGCCCCTGCTGCTCATCGGTCTGGCCCTTCCCGCCACCGCTGCGAGCCAAGCTCCCTCGCTCGCCAAGGACGATCCCGTCGTTCGCTTCATCACCTCGCACTACGGCCGCGCCAAGGCCGAGCGCTTCGCCCCGCTCATCCACGAGAAGGCCACCAAGCATGGCCACGATCCCCTGCTCATCGCTCGCCTCATCAAGCTGGAGAGCGATTTCCAGCCCCGCGAGCGCACCGGTGATGCCATGGGCCTGATGCAGATCCGCAAGGGGCACGCTCGCCGCGGCGAGGACCTCTACGATCCGGCGACCAACCTCGAGTTCGGCTGCCGCCTCTTGGCCGAGTACACCCGGATGTTCGGCGGCGACAAGCACAAGGGCCTGTCGGCCTACCTTCACGGTCCCATCTACGTCGCCAACCGCGGCGTGCGGCACACCAAGTACAGCCGCCGCCTGATGGGAGAATGAGCGAATCCTTTGAATCGCCCGGAGCCAAGCTCCGGGCGATCGACTTTAGTCCCCGCACCCTCGGTCTCTTGAGGCCCCTGAGCGGGCCCCTGACCTACCTGGGGCTGCGGGTGGGCGGCCGTGATGTGCCGGTCTACGCTTTCTTCGACCACACCTGCCGCGCGATCGCCTACCCCATGCGCTTTGCCGTCACTACCTGCCGCGATTGGCGCGGGGGGCAGCTCACCTACGACAAGCACCTGGGCACCGACTTCGTCGTGCCCGTCGGCACCCCCGTCACCGCCGCCGCCGCGGGCGTGGTGCTCGCCGCGCGCCACGAGCCCGTGGGCGGCCACTACCTCTGGATCGATCACGGGGGCGGTTACTCCACGGTCTACCAGCATCTGAGCGTGATGCTGGTGCGCGAGGGCCAGAAAGTGGCGCGCGGCGAGCTCATCGCCAAGTCGGGCGGCACGGGGCTCGCCATCGAGACCTTCTTTCCCCTGGTGCCGCCACACTTGCACTTCGCCCTCTTCATCGACGGAGTGCCCGCCGATCCTTTCCCCGGCGAGGCCTCGCCAGGCTTCTGGGCGGGTGGGACGGATCCGCGTCCCTATGACTTCGAGGCCGCGCTGGATCTGCCTCTCTCCGAGGAAGGGATCGCCAAAAGCGACCTGCTGGCGGCTTTCGCCGAGGACGAGTTGCTTGCGACCAACTTCATCCCGCCCCTTCAGGCCCTTGCGCCCGAACGCTTCAGCCACGGCGGCGACTGGCGCAACCTCTGGGATCGGCCACGATTGGCCATGAGCCTGCCTTTCAGGGCCGAGGACGTCTCACGCCTCGCTTTCTGAACTATAACGAATCGTCATTAGTAGGTTAAATCGAGCGATCTTGCGCAAGATCGCTCCTGCCATGCGCGATAAACCTATTAAGCAAGTATTAAATCCTTGTCATGAGACGATGAAAAGTGAGGTTTTCGACATGATGCAAGTTCGCTTGGCCCTCGTTGCGATGCTGGCTTTCGGTGCGCTGGCTGGCTGCGGGACCCCCACGGGCTCGCCGCTGGCGGTAGCCGAGGATGTCGATGCGGAAGCGAATCGCGCCTACACGATCATCGACATGCAGGGCATCGGCCCGGTGTACGCCGCCAAGCTCAAGGAAGCGGGCCTCAACACCACCGCCAAGTACCTCGATGCGACCAAGAGCCGCAAGGATCGTCAGGTGCTCGCCGACAAGACCGGCATCTCCTACAAGCTGATCCTGCGCTGGACTCGCAAGGCGGACCTGATGCGGATCTCGGGCATCGGCGTCAAGCAGGCCGATCTGCTCGAAGCCTGCGGCGTGGCCTCGGTCAAGGAGCTTGCGCGTCGCAACGCCCGGAACCTGGCCGAGCGCGTCTGGGCGGCCAACAACATCTCGCGTCCCTTCGTCAAGGGCGGCACCCCCACCGAGGCGCGCATCGCGGCCTGGATCGAGGCCGCCAAGGTCGTCGTCCAGCAGGTGGACGACGAGCAGCCCTAGCCTTAAGCGACTCTTCACGAAAGCGGCACCCCCGGTCGGGGGTGCCGTTTTTTTGCTGAAAACTTATGTCGTTTGTTTGTCACATGACGTTACGGAATTGTGACGCATGTCGGGACGATGGTCCCAACTCGTAAGGAGCAAGGGGGGGTATTTTCGCTGTGGGCGCTGGATTCAGCTCCCTCAGTCGAGCCGCCGCGTCGCTTTTTCACGAGTGGAGAGCATGCATGTCAGAACCCAAGAGCCGCCACCAGGCGGGACGGATTGCAGGTAGGATGGGCGGGCCGGCGCTGGTGGCCCTCGCCTTGACGCTTTCGCTCACCGGCTGCCCCCAGGCCCTGACCTCCCTGCCCGGTATCACGGGGGGAGCGCCCACTCCGGCCCCCGAGCAGCAGGCCGGCACCGTCACGGTCAAGGTTCCCCCGTTGCAGGCAGCGGTCCCCCTCACCCTCGCTGCCCCCGCGCTCCAGCAGGCTGCCGGCCTCCAGCAAGCCGCCGGTCTTCAACAAGCCGCCGGCTACCGGGTCCAGGCCGAAGATTCTTCCTACAGCGAGGCCCCGGTTCCCAACTCGGTGGTGATCGCCCTGTGCACCACGGGCGGCCAGCAGATCGTCGGCACCACCGACTCCCAGGGCCGGGTCCTCCTCAAGCTCGACCTCAACAAGGTCTACTACATCACCGCCCCCTTCGTGGACGCCCTTGGGGCTTACCGGGAGTTCCGCACCATCGTCAAGGTCGGCAAGGACCAGCGAGACAACCCGCCTCCCCAGAGCGTCAACTTCGCTTCGACCGTCGTCACGGCCGCCATCACCGCCAAGAGCGGCGGGGACTTCCGGAACCTCAAGGCGATCGACGTCAAGGAGGTCCAGAAAGCGGTCGAGGCCACCCAGACGATCATCCGGGCCAAGTCCGACCTGCTGGCTTCCGTCCTGCTGGATACCAATGCGGGGAACGCGGCGTCGATCGACATGGCCCTCAAGACCATCGCCATGGCCAAGGAGAGCGATCCGGCCCTCGCCGACGTTCCCAGCCCCATGGCGGCGGTCGAGGAGGCCCACCGGAGCCACGACGAGACCGTGAGCCTCAAGCCCTCCGGCGAGGAGGAGACGGTCACGGTCGCGGTGGGAGCGGGTCAGGATGCGACCAAGGCGGCCCAGGAGCAACTGGCGGCGGCCACCCCGGCGCCGACCCCGCGCCCGACGCCGACCCCCGCCCCCACCGCGACCCCCACGCCGCCGCCGATGCCGACCGTCTCGCGCTTCGAGTTCGAGCCGGGGATCCCCACCCAGATCTTCCTGCCGCTCGTGGTCGACGGGCTGCCCGTCGTGGACCCCGCCTACCCCGGGGCCGCCCTCATGAAGACCCGGACCGTCCTGTCCGACGACACGGTGATCGCCGCGGCCAAGTGGTCCATCGCCGCAGGGGACCAGGGAGGCAAGATCTCGGTCGGCGCCGGCATCCTGCGGATCGACCCGACGGCGGTCCCCGGCTACGTCAACGTCAAGGCCGAGCCCATCCTGCCCTCGGCGCTCTCGGCGATCAAGCCGATCCAGCTCCTGGCCACGCCGGAGCGCGTGGCCGCGGTGCGCACCGCGTTGCCGGACGGGGTTGCGGGCCTCACGGTGCCCGCGGACTTCACCGTGCCGGGCGACAACAACCTGAGCGGCCTCACCTCCGTCAAGCTCAACACTCGCCTGGTCTGGAACGATCGCCGCGAGTCGACGCTCGCAGGTAGCACGCCCCACCTGAAGTGGAGCACGACGACCCCGAACCTGGTGTCGATCGACGCGGACGGCACGGTCCGAGCGCTGCCCAACAGCGGCGGCGGCACGGCGGTGGTCACGGTGACGGCCAACTTCCCCGTCCCGCCGACCAATCGCCTGGTCGCCACCCCCTCTGCGACCGTTCAGATCCCCATCGTGCGCAAGTCCGAGACGCCGATCGAGATCGTCTTCCCCTCGTTCTAGTGGCAAGGAGACCGCAGGTGAGATTGAAGCAATACCTTCGCTGGGAGCTCTTGCTGGCCCTGAGCCTGGTGGGATGCACCGCCGCGATTCCCAACCGCCTCGGAGGCGAGGCCGGGGCCCCCGGCGCCGCCGGCACGCGCTTGGCCGAGCCGGTCGCGCAGGGCGGCAGCCTTTACTTCCAGATCCGCTGGCCCGGCCCGCGCCTGAGCACGCAGGCCGTCCAGTTCAACCCCGACGCCGTCAAGGTCTTCGTCAAGAAGGCCGATGGCACCGCGATCCAGTCCCAGGTCCTGACCCGGCCCACCGACGGGACCTTCGTGAGGACCGCGAGGTTCACCCTCGACCCGGCCCTGAAGCAGGTCGACGTCTTCGCCGAGGCCTGGCAGGCGGATAAGCTGCTGGCCAAGGGCAAGCACCTGGCGGTCCCGGTGCGCGACAACACCTCGACCCCGGTGGCGATCGCCCTGGATCTGGTCGACCAGAACGGCAACCAGACGGGCCTCGACCTGCGCCTGGCCCCCGAGCTGGCGATGCTCCACAGCCTCCCCGAGCTGGCCGCGCGCTACTCCAACCTCAGGACGTACGGCACCTCGCCCGAGTTCCTGGAGATCAAGGCCGCCCTCGACGCGACCATCGCCCGATTGTTCGGGGATCGCCGCGACGAGCGCGCCCCTTCCCCGTCGCCCACCGTGGCCGCTGCCCCGTACCGGGTGCAGAGCCTCGAGAACCCGAGCTTCCGGCTCATCGACGCCCCGTTCCAGGCCGTCGATCTCGTGGACGGCGTCCCGAGCGTCCTGTACTGGCCCGGCTTCCAGGGGGCTTATTCCTTCAGCGGCGGCAGCACCGGCCTGCACACCCTGGACCTCGCCGTGACCCCGGCCGGGCAGGACTTGACCACGGCCAACCTTCACGGGGAGCTGGATGCCGATGCCTGGGTGAGCGAGCCGAACCTGATGCCGATCGCGAAGGGCTACGAGCCGGGTGCCACCGAGGTGAGCACGCGCTCGGTCGCCTTGCTCGGCGGCATGCGCCCCGACTTCAAGACCCTGCGGCAAGGCAAGCTGCACTTGGACGTGGCTCCCGGCGGGATGGCCGCCCGGGGCGCGGCGCTGGATCTGGCCCTGGACCAGGTCCGCGACGTCTCGAGCACCGCCTTCTACCAGTTCCTCCAATCCAAGGTCCAGTCGTCGCTGCCGACCGCCAACTGGCCGTCGCACGCGGCACTCGTCGCCCAAACGCCCACCCTCGCGGCCACGGCCGACATCAAGGCCGCCGACGACTTCCTGGGCGGCCAGCTGAAGTCGATCTGGCGCCTCTTGGACAAGGATGGCAAGCCGGGCCACTACGACCTGGCTCTTGGCGTCCAGGAGCGCCTGGGCACGGTGAACGGTAAGCCCGAGATCGCCGGAGCGGACGTGGCCTTCGCCCTGGACGACGTGGCGCTCGGCTTGCGCCTGAAGGGCCTCGCCCACGTGGAGACCTCTCCGCCGAAGGTGACCATCCAGGCCTCGTTCGTCGACATCGCCTCCAACCTGGTCCTGGGAACCCTCAACTACGAGGTGCCCATCGACTCCCTGGGCCGCGTGGACTTCAGCCGTCTGGCCTCCTGGCCAGTGCTGACGGTCGCCGACCCGACCAAGCCGGATGCCCCGAAGACGTCCTACCGCCTGACGCCGGGCTTCTTCTCCGGCGACGTGGACGGCACGATTCAGGTCGAGGTGCGATAGGTGAGAGCCATGAAGCAAACGCAACTGCATACGCTGGCCATCCTGGCCCTTTCGGTGGCGATCGCGGGGTGCGCGACGCCTACCCTCCTCGGGGGCCGCGGGGCTCCCAGCCGGGTCGATGCGGCCCAGCCGGCCGCGACGGGCGGCACCGTGGAGCTCCACCTCCACTGGCCCGACAAGCAGGTCGGGTACGGCGCCCAGGCCATCCCCAACCGGGCGACTCACGCGGTGGTGACCCTGACGGAGGCTTCGGGCTCGGTCCACACGGCCGAGCTGGCCCGTCCTACCGCCCCGGCGCCAGAGCCCACCCCCAACAAGGACGGGATGACCTCGCAGGGCATGGAGGGAGGTCCACCCGCCCCCATGGGCGGCGCCTCCTGGCGCCTTGCCCAGCAAGAGGGCGTCACCCTCAAGGCCGAGCTGTTCGACCAGGAAGGCCGTAGCGTCGGGTCGGCCACCCGGACGGTGGACGTGATCGCGGGCTACCATTCGGTCGTTGCGCTGGACATCCTGGTCGAGGGGGCCCCGAAGCTCGAGGTCGTGAACCCGACCGCCTTCAAGATCGGGGATCGGATCGTCCTGGAGGGCCGGAACTTCGGTCTGTCCCACCCCGACTGGTCGCCCGCCGGGGTCTACCTGGAGAGCGAAGGGACCTACGCCTGGGGCTCGGCCTTCGGGCCCGAGACCCATCAGTACCGGAACATGGTCTACCTGCCGCCTTCCAGCGTGAAGGTCGTCTCGGACTCGCGAATCGAGGTGACGATCCCGTCCAGCATGGAGAACGGCTGGCACTTCGTGGATGCCCTCTGGAACTACTTCCACGCGAACGGCAACCAGCAGCTCTACCTGGGGGTCACGGTGGACGGCGTCAACTCGAACCGGGTGCCGGTCTCCATCCCCCGGGGGACCTCCGCGGGGGTCACCGTGACCGTCGAGCAGGGCCGCGAGGCCCCGTCGCGCGAGGCGGCGACGGCCTCGGTCGATCTGACGGCGGCCCCGTTCGGGATCCCGGCGGCGAGCGGCTCCAAGTGGGTCTTCGAGGTCGCCGGGACCGACGGGGACCGCGCCGGCGGCACCCAGACGATGAGCGTCCAGCTGCTGAACGACGACGGAGAAGCCCTCGTCTCGTCCAACGCTCAGGGGGCTCCGACCAGCGGCTGGCGCACCAACCTGCGCTGGGACTGGCA encodes:
- a CDS encoding M23 family metallopeptidase — translated: MSESFESPGAKLRAIDFSPRTLGLLRPLSGPLTYLGLRVGGRDVPVYAFFDHTCRAIAYPMRFAVTTCRDWRGGQLTYDKHLGTDFVVPVGTPVTAAAAGVVLAARHEPVGGHYLWIDHGGGYSTVYQHLSVMLVREGQKVARGELIAKSGGTGLAIETFFPLVPPHLHFALFIDGVPADPFPGEASPGFWAGGTDPRPYDFEAALDLPLSEEGIAKSDLLAAFAEDELLATNFIPPLQALAPERFSHGGDWRNLWDRPRLAMSLPFRAEDVSRLAF
- a CDS encoding carotenoid oxygenase family protein: MQTPAVATRLSSRAFEDLWEEVTDVSLPITGTLPEGLAGTLYRVVPTAFDWPKGSFQHWFDGHGQLHAIALDGRGGARYRSRFVQTEALARSQATDRPVGCFGTRPSGMLGGVLGNGYMGTANTNALRLGDRLYALQEGSRPVALDPVTLETLGSEDLGALTGGEGYSAHPHWDPERREAVAACLQFGRDPKVIVTSHGAAGSLGRRFELALPYMPSLVHDFGLSERHIVVPLFPHVFNPFKFLAGMASPAEAARWEPERGTCVLVTDRDGGNLRRYELPAMYSFHVLNCFDEQDTVVLDLVAFSSGAILDAVGGVRTRGFSAFEAGRLERLRLYRDGRVAAETLHPGTFEFPRIDPRRQGKAHRYGYFVSSRQDAPETQGEPFGAVARHDAKTGRLERWCAPAGHLVGEAVPVVKEGRAQEEAVWLLSMVYDPEAHRSRLVVLDGEDLAGGPVAEALLPNHLPLGFHGNFHRS
- a CDS encoding lytic transglycosylase domain-containing protein; translated protein: MRKFVVLPLLLIGLALPATAASQAPSLAKDDPVVRFITSHYGRAKAERFAPLIHEKATKHGHDPLLIARLIKLESDFQPRERTGDAMGLMQIRKGHARRGEDLYDPATNLEFGCRLLAEYTRMFGGDKHKGLSAYLHGPIYVANRGVRHTKYSRRLMGE
- a CDS encoding DUF4332 domain-containing protein, encoding MMQVRLALVAMLAFGALAGCGTPTGSPLAVAEDVDAEANRAYTIIDMQGIGPVYAAKLKEAGLNTTAKYLDATKSRKDRQVLADKTGISYKLILRWTRKADLMRISGIGVKQADLLEACGVASVKELARRNARNLAERVWAANNISRPFVKGGTPTEARIAAWIEAAKVVVQQVDDEQP
- a CDS encoding cation:dicarboxylase symporter family transporter, with amino-acid sequence MKLKLPGLAVQILLGLIAGALFGHFLPQAGVSVQPLGDAFIRMIKMIVVPIVFSTVILGVAGVGDLKRVGKLGGLSLLYFEIVTTVAIVLGVGSAYLFKPGHGVSISGLARTDVSQYTSQHHDSIQMLLHIIPTNILQSAANGELLPIIFFSVLFGVALAGAGAVGRPVVDFLHGVSDAMFKLTNMIMKVAPIGVFGLVAATIGKYGIGVLVPLGKLVGTLYITMAFFVLVVLGAIAYSAKIPFFRLLKLIGPEMLLAFSTASSETVLPRIMQKLERFGCPKGIVSFVVPTGYTFNLDGSSLYQGLAVAFIAQVYGLHLGFGQLVSIVLVLMLTSKGIAGVPGVSFVVLAATLSSTGLPVEGLALIAGVDRFMDMGRTVVNVIGNSLAACVISRVDGGFDDAKPARSEFEASIPEVTHA